One genomic region from Sciurus carolinensis chromosome 2, mSciCar1.2, whole genome shotgun sequence encodes:
- the Gins1 gene encoding DNA replication complex GINS protein PSF1 isoform X2, with amino-acid sequence MKALYEQNQSDVNEAKSGGRGDLIPTIKFRHCSLLRNRRCTVAYLYDRLLRIRALRWEYGSVLPSALRFHMSAEETEWFNHYKKSLATYMRSLGGDEGLDITQDMKPPKSLYIEVRCLKDYGEFEVDDDGTSVLLKKNSQHFLPRWKCEQLIRQGVLEHVLS; translated from the exons ATGAAAGCTTTATATGAACAAAACCAGTCTGATGT GAATGAAGCAAAGTCAGGTGGACGAGGTGATTTGATACCAACCATTAAGTTTCGGCACTGTTCTCTGTTAAGAAATCGACGCTGCACTGTAGCATACCT GTATGACCGGTTGCTTCGGATTAGAGCACTCAGGTGGGAATATGGCAGTGTCTTGCCAAGTGCTTTACGATTTCACATGTCTGCTGAAGAA ACAGAGTGGTTTAATCATTATAAAAAGTCCCTTGCTACTTACATGAGGTCACTGGGAGGAGATGAAGGTTTGGACATCACACAGGATATGAAACCTCCAAAAAGTTTATATATTGAA gtgCGGTGTCTGAAAGACTATGGAGAATTTGAAGTTGATGATGATGGCACTTCAgtactacttaaaaaaaatagccAG CACTTTTTGCCTCGGTGGAAGTGTGAGCAGTTGATCAGACAAGGAGTTCTGGAGCATGTCTTGTCATGA